A stretch of DNA from Catenulispora acidiphila DSM 44928:
CCGCCGACCAGATCCCGGCCTCCCTGCGGGTGAAGCTGAAGAACCCCAGCACCGAGAACATCGACGCCATGATCAGCTCCTACCAGGGGCAGCAGGGCGTGGAGACGGTGTCGGACCAGCGCACCATCCTGCAGCCGCTGTTCAAGCTGTTCAACGGCCTGACCGTCTCGGCGACCACGGTCGCGATCGTGATGGTCGGACTGGCGCTGATGCTGATCGTGAACACAGTCCGGTTGTCGGCATTCAGCCGAAGGCGTGAGACAGGCATCATGCGCCTGGTCGGAGCCTCGAACTTCTACATCCGCCTTCCATTCCTCATGGAAGGCGCGGTGGCCGGCCTCGGCGGCGTCGCGGTGGCCACCCTCGGCGTGGCGAGCTTCAAGTTCTTCCTGATCGACCGGGTCCTGGCACCCAACTTCACCTTCACCAGCTTCATCGGCTGGGACAAGGTCGTGGTCACGGTCCTGATCCTGATCCCCGTGGGCCTGCTGATGGCCGTCGGCGCCAGCGCCCTGTCCCTGCGGAAATACCTGAAGGTCTAGCGCCGTTCATCGGGGATAATGAACCCCATGCCGAAGGAACAAGGCCAGAAGGTCATCGCCCGCAACAAGAAGGCGCGCCACGAGTACGAGATCGAGGCCACCTACGAAGCGGGCATCTCCCTGACCGGCACCGAGGTCAAGTCCCTGCGCGCGGGCCGCGCCAGCCTGGTGGACGGCTACGCGGTCATCAAGGACGCCGAAGTCTGGCTCCAGGGCGTCCACATCGCGGAGTACGCCGAGGGCACCTGGACCAACCACAGCCCCCGCCGCAACCGCAAGCTCCTCCTCCACCGCGCCGAGATCAACAAGCTCATCGGCAAGACCAAGGAGACCGGCCTCACCCTGATCCCCCTGGAGCTCTACTTCAAGGACGGCAAGGTCAAGGTCGAAATCGGCCTGGCCCGAGGCAAGAAGACCTACGACAAACGCCAGACCCTCATGGAGCGCCAGAACAAGCGCGAAGCCGAACGCGCCATGGCCGCCGCCTTCAAGCGCAACAACCGCCGCAAATAGGCGAGTGACCTGCGCGGCACCGTTCGCCCACGGCGAACCGGCTGGAGTCTGCCGCCCCGAACCGCTACCCTTGGATCACGGCCCCGGGAAACCGGAGCCGACAGGTTGATAACAGAACAGAGACGACCAAGCGTCAGAAAACCAAACGTTTCCGACCACAGTCGTCCAACAAGGGGCCGAACGGTTTCGACATTGGACGTTTTGGCAGGGGAAGCGGGCCGAGGAAGCAGCGATGATCTCGTTAACCACACGCTGCAAAAAAAATAACTGCCAACAAGACGCAGCTGAAGTCGCAGACCGCTTACGGTCTCGCCGCCTGACACTAATCAGGTCATGACTTCTGTCGACCCGGGAGCGCCTCCGGCCCGGTAAGACATCATTAGGAGGATCCACCGTCGAGCACGGCCACAGGGCCCGACGGGACACTCATGTGGCTGGGCCTGTCAGCAGCGTGCCTGTGAGACTGCCGGGGCCAACAAAAGCGACCACAGGCTCCGCCCGAAGAAGCCCTGACAAGCCGCCGATGGACGCGGGTTCAATTCCCGCCGGCTCCACTGTTTTAAAGGTGCGGTAGGGCGTGGAGCCGGCGGGAATTGAACCCGCGTCCACGCTCTGCCGCACTTTTTCTTTTATCGGCAGTCGCGTGCTTGCCTGAACGGATGTCCTACCTTCTCCGTATCTGTTGTGCTGCCGGAGTCTCAGCGCAGTGTACCGTGGTCAGGGCTTCGGCTACGGGCCTGTATGTGGCGTGCTCCGTACGTCGGCATCAGGTGTCTAAGGGACGTACGCGCCCCCGCGTCTGGTGACGAGCCGACGGCGAACGGCGCTGGCTGTTTCGAGTCGACTTTGTACGGCTAACCGACACGGTATTCGGCGGCGATATGGATAGTCACGCGGTAACTGAAAGCGAGTGCTCGCTCCGCGGTGCGGAGTCGCAGTCGCAGGTGCCACGAGCGCATGTGTCGTGCGATCGCCACGCTCGGCATCTCCGTTAGCCAGGATCTGTCGAGTGGGGCTTAGGCGATCCAACCTCCTGCGATAGGGCGGTGTCAGCCTCGTTCATGGAAGGCGTGGTGTAGGAGGGTGCTGTCGATCACAGACGACGCCGCCGATAGCTCGGAAGCACGCTTATAATGATGCCACGTCGCCATGGCGCTGATGATCGTCGTTCCCAGCACGATGAGCGCGCCTCTGTTAGTGGCGTCCCACGCTACCGCAGCCGGTGACTCAATGGGCTGCGGTAGCGTGGACCCTGCCGGGGCGAGGGTTCCAGCTTCGGCGGTGGTCTAGGCATGTTGGAATTTTTTCCATGCCGCATCTTTCCGATGACTGTCACAGCTTCGAACATCGACAGAGCGATCATCCCGGCGTCCAGCTCGCTATCAGCCATCGATAAGGCGACTGCCATGAGCGCCGCACTGATAGCACCTATCTCAGCTCGCCGTGCAGGTATCGGGTTTGCACGTGTGTCGTACCGACGCTGTCTCTTCGTCGAGGCGGAGAAGCACGGCGAACTGGCAACCTATGGCTAGGCCCATGTCGTCCACAAAAGACTTCATGCTCGAGAACTGTGCCCCGCTTGTATGACGGCTGACGGTGATCACATCTCCGTCGCCTCCCGGGACGGAGAATCGTCGGGTCATCGGTGCCCGACGTAATCCGAGGTGCCATGTGAGCCACGGATGGACGATGACCCCGCTTCCCCGCAAGACTTCCCTGTCTACTGTCAATAGGACACCCGCGATGTTCCCGGCCTCATCGATGATGATGTTCCGCGGCCTTCGCGGCTCAGATTCCTCATATGGACTAGCCCCGCGTTCGACCAGATCGAACCGGCCGTCTCGATGGATACCGACGCGTACCCCAATGAGACACTGCACAACGCGTGCGGCACTCACCGGATAGCGGCGTACGACCTCTGCGATCAGGTTCTTCCGTGTGATCGGTCCTCGCTCTGTGAGTACGTCGACAACGACATCCATCGCGTTCGTGTATTCGGTCGCGCCTGGAACGTGCCAGTCCGTTAGGGCCCACGTGCCCTCGGGGCGCAATTGCCGGAAACGGCTGTCACGACGCATCGCCTCGGCGACAGCGTTGCGGTTACCCCCGACAGCCATCACGATTGGTTCGATTCTCCGCGGCTCGCCCTCAGAAAGCAGCCAGAGGTAGCTGGCGTCTCGCGCTCTAGCGTTACGTCGCAGCCAGTAATCGTGAGGGCCCCGCACCAGAGGGCTGCGCGAATGGGTGAGGATGGCTCGCAACGGAGTGTTCTCTGGAAACTCGAGATTCGCCGCGGCGGTGTCCAAGTCGTCGTCTGTGAACGGAGCCAACGCGATCAAGTCACGTAGTTGTGCGGCGAGACCACTTGGGTCCATCGACCAAATCCCATCGATAGGTCCAGCCCACGTCCGGGCGCGGTCAGCGCCCGCAGCGCGGAGTAGCGTCCCCCGTACGATGCCGACCGAGTCCGGAAGAATATCGGCGAAGTCGGATTCGGCGACGACAGGCCTCACCGCGAACCTCTGTCTAACGCTCGCACGCCACCCTGGTCGAAGCGCGTCGACCTGGTCGACCCAAGACTTCTCGCCGCGGCTGATCAGCTGGCGGATTCGCTCGCGCGAAAGCCCATAGGACTGTCCAATCGAATCCAGAGTCTCGCCAGAGGCCCGACGCGAGTGCAAGGCTTGGTCCCGTGGCGAGAGACTCTTCCATAGGGCCATGATCGTGTCCTCGGTGAGCTCCATGTCGTCGCCGAATGGGTTCATGGGTTGATGTGCACCACGCGAAGCCGGCATCGTTCGGCGATGCGCTTGTGATGCTTCTTGATGTCGTCAGGCGTTGGGCTTTCGAACGAGTCAACTACACAAAGGACCCAGTCCGTCTGATCGCCGTCGGCGATGGCCGACAGCGCGGCCCAAACGAGGTGCTTGAAGTTGGCCGCCGAGTCTGCCCACGTCAGAGTGACTGTTTGCTCACCTTTGAGGGCTCGGACTCGCATCGGCTTGATTCGCCTCGTGCCTGGGAGAGCATTCCAGCCGGAACCAAGCGCGGAGTTGACTAGCTGGTCGAGGCTGGCCGCTGGGTTCGGTACTAGCGGAGCGTACTTGCCTTCACCATAAAGAGCGCGTGCGTACTCCTTCATCACTCCGTCCTTGATCCATACTCGGACCTGCTCAAGGGTCATGAAATCCTTGAGCTTGCCACCGATCTCCGGGTCGGTTGCCCACTTCTCGTACATCTCCGTCTTTTTGCCGAGAGGCAGGTGAGCCCAGCGGAGGGCGTCGGCCTCCAGGAACAGGCATCGGACGATCTTCTCTTCTACCTCTGCCGTTAGTCGCTTAGTCATTAGTCAATCCCCCAATTCTCAGGAAACTGCAGTCTTACCTCGTCCGCGGCCGTCTCCAAATCAGCCGCGTCCTTGATCCAATTATCGAGAAGGCTTCCGGCGGTCTCGTCACTGAAGCGGACGCCGGCATGTGGCGCGGCCAACCTCAGATGTTCGGACTCTGATTCATCGAGCGATCTTCGCAGGTCAAGGGTGGCCGCTACGCGCCGGATGTCTGTGACGAAATCGAGCACCTTGAGTTCCTTCTTGCCCGGGCTTAGACGTAGGCCTCGGCCGAGTTGCTGGACGAAGATCCGCCGGCTGTGCGTGACGCGAAGGAACCCGATCAAGTTGACGTCGGGTACGTCGACACCTTCGTTGAACACGTCCACGCAGGTGATCACCGGTACCCGGCCGAGTCGGAACTCGTTGAGCAGGATCTGGCGCCTTTGCCGAGACAACCCGCTGTGCAGGAATGTGGCTCGTTGCCAGGCGGAGTCGGCTGTGGCGAGGAGTTTCGCGATGTGCTCCGCGTGTTCGATGGTCTGGCAGAACAGGATGGCTCTTGGGTCGCGGGTCTCTCGCCACGCGGTACGGAAGAACTCCAAGATCTCCTCATCGCGCTGCGGCAGGAATAGTTGTCGGTTCAGCTCTTTGATGGAGTACTGGTGATCACTCGCTCGCCGTACGAACTCCCAGTCGATGTTGTCGACGAAGATCCTGTAGTCGACCGCTGAGAGGTAGCCGGCGGACATGCCTTCGGCGATGCTCATCTTGAAACTTGGGCGCCCGAAGCGGGACGTGATGTCGAACTTGTCCCCGCGCCACGGCGTGGCTGTCACGCCAAACCTGGCGGCATCACCACACAGATCAAGCAGTTCCGCAAATCTTCCGTTCTCGCTGACGTGATGCGTCTCATCGATCATCACCAGCGACGGGGTGAGTCTTCCCGAGCGCACAAGGCCCAACACTGACTCCACCGTCCCCACCACGACACCGTCGAGGGCTGGAGGTTTGTGGTCTCCAGTGACCAGGCGGGTGGGGACGTCCTTGCCTAGATGCCGCCAGAGTGCCCGTTCCAATTGTTCGACGAGCTCTTTCATGTGCGCGGCGACGAGCACGGCCGCGTCCGGCCGATCGGCGAGGTGCCTTCTGATCACTTCGCCGCCAATGACCGTCTTGCCCAAACCAGTGGCGAGGACGAGCAGGGAGCTTCCGTGATCACGCAAGTCGGCCTCCACTCGGTTGGCCGCCGTGACTTGGTAGTCCCGAAGGTCGAATGTGGCTGGAACCCGAACCGGCATCCGCTCCCAGATTGACGCGAGGGTCGGGCCGGTCCACGTCGTGATGTTGATGCCAATGGACTCCAGGGCACTTCGCCTCTCCTCGGCGGAGCGGTTCAAGCCGATGTTCGTGACCAGTACGGCCTTGTCGGCACGGTACGTGTGACGTGCGCGCTCGAGGTCATCGACGCCTTGCCGATCGATCGCGCGGTTACTCGACCACTTGCATTGGAAGACCCACTGCTCCCGATCACGAACGGCGAGAAGGTCCGCGCCGTCGTCCCCGGAGCCGTCGACGATTCGAACGTCGGAGAAACCGAGATGCCATAGCGCGCGTTCGACGGCATGCGGCAGCCCGCGTGGGCCAGCGGCGAGCAGCGCCTCAGCTGAGAGGAACCCACCACTCATTCGCCGCTCGCGGTCTCGTCTAGTAGGAGGCGCAAGCTAAGGCGAGTGCGTTGCAGTCGTGTCGAGCCAGGGTTGGAACGGAAGCTCAGCAGAGTAGCGATGTCGTTCAAATAGCCGGCCACACGCGCCACGCTGAGCGCCCGTGACGATTGCGAGC
This window harbors:
- the ftsX gene encoding permease-like cell division protein FtsX, whose protein sequence is MRAQFVLSEIFIGLRRNLTMTVAVIVSAAVALGMLGVALLMLFQTSHMKDFWYNKVEVTVFMCTKDDATLHPTTCAGGAATQNQMNALQTNLTANSLVQTVFTESQADAFARYQQQSQGSASGTSMAQYVTADQIPASLRVKLKNPSTENIDAMISSYQGQQGVETVSDQRTILQPLFKLFNGLTVSATTVAIVMVGLALMLIVNTVRLSAFSRRRETGIMRLVGASNFYIRLPFLMEGAVAGLGGVAVATLGVASFKFFLIDRVLAPNFTFTSFIGWDKVVVTVLILIPVGLLMAVGASALSLRKYLKV
- the smpB gene encoding SsrA-binding protein SmpB — protein: MPKEQGQKVIARNKKARHEYEIEATYEAGISLTGTEVKSLRAGRASLVDGYAVIKDAEVWLQGVHIAEYAEGTWTNHSPRRNRKLLLHRAEINKLIGKTKETGLTLIPLELYFKDGKVKVEIGLARGKKTYDKRQTLMERQNKREAERAMAAAFKRNNRRK
- a CDS encoding sigma factor-like helix-turn-helix DNA-binding protein, whose amino-acid sequence is MNPFGDDMELTEDTIMALWKSLSPRDQALHSRRASGETLDSIGQSYGLSRERIRQLISRGEKSWVDQVDALRPGWRASVRQRFAVRPVVAESDFADILPDSVGIVRGTLLRAAGADRARTWAGPIDGIWSMDPSGLAAQLRDLIALAPFTDDDLDTAAANLEFPENTPLRAILTHSRSPLVRGPHDYWLRRNARARDASYLWLLSEGEPRRIEPIVMAVGGNRNAVAEAMRRDSRFRQLRPEGTWALTDWHVPGATEYTNAMDVVVDVLTERGPITRKNLIAEVVRRYPVSAARVVQCLIGVRVGIHRDGRFDLVERGASPYEESEPRRPRNIIIDEAGNIAGVLLTVDREVLRGSGVIVHPWLTWHLGLRRAPMTRRFSVPGGDGDVITVSRHTSGAQFSSMKSFVDDMGLAIGCQFAVLLRLDEETASVRHTCKPDTCTAS
- a CDS encoding DEAD/DEAH box helicase family protein — translated: MSGGFLSAEALLAAGPRGLPHAVERALWHLGFSDVRIVDGSGDDGADLLAVRDREQWVFQCKWSSNRAIDRQGVDDLERARHTYRADKAVLVTNIGLNRSAEERRSALESIGINITTWTGPTLASIWERMPVRVPATFDLRDYQVTAANRVEADLRDHGSSLLVLATGLGKTVIGGEVIRRHLADRPDAAVLVAAHMKELVEQLERALWRHLGKDVPTRLVTGDHKPPALDGVVVGTVESVLGLVRSGRLTPSLVMIDETHHVSENGRFAELLDLCGDAARFGVTATPWRGDKFDITSRFGRPSFKMSIAEGMSAGYLSAVDYRIFVDNIDWEFVRRASDHQYSIKELNRQLFLPQRDEEILEFFRTAWRETRDPRAILFCQTIEHAEHIAKLLATADSAWQRATFLHSGLSRQRRQILLNEFRLGRVPVITCVDVFNEGVDVPDVNLIGFLRVTHSRRIFVQQLGRGLRLSPGKKELKVLDFVTDIRRVAATLDLRRSLDESESEHLRLAAPHAGVRFSDETAGSLLDNWIKDAADLETAADEVRLQFPENWGID